A DNA window from Drosophila biarmipes strain raj3 chromosome 2R, RU_DBia_V1.1, whole genome shotgun sequence contains the following coding sequences:
- the LOC108022509 gene encoding calmodulin isoform X3 has protein sequence MADQLTEEQIAEFKEAFSLFDKDGDGTITTKELGTVMRSLGQNPTEAELQDMINEVDADGNGTIDFPEFLTMMARKMKDTDSEEEIREAFRVFDKDGNGFISAAELRHVMTNLGEKLTDEEVDEMIREADIDGDGQVNYEEFVTMMTSK, from the exons ATG GCCGATCAGCTGACAGAGGAACAGATCGCCGAGTTCAAAGAGGCATTCTCGCTATTCGACAAAGACGGCGATGGCACCATCACAACAAAGGAGTTGGGCACAGTCATGCGCTCCCTGGGCCAGAACCCCACAGAGGCCGAGCTGCAGGACATGATCAACGAGGTTGATGCCGACG GCAACGGCACAATTGACTTCCCAGAATTCCTTACCATGATGGCACGCAAAATGAAGGACACCGATAGCGAAGAGGAGATCCGGGAAGCCTTCAGAGTGTTCGACAAGGACGGCAACGGCTTCATCTCGGCGGCCGAGTTGCGTCACGTGATGACAAATCTGGGCGAGAAACTCACAGACGAGGAGGTCGACGAGATGATCCGTGAGGCTGATATCGATGGTGACGGTCAGGTCAATTACGAAG AATTCGTGACTATGATGACATCGAAGTGA
- the LOC108022790 gene encoding uncharacterized protein LOC108022790, which translates to MDFTKTSSVEETENTDKSGHAQNLHENVSKFYDTIGTISRNIRKDDWAYLQRHPEIRAIIRVITTEAIKEKPSNIYNFTANLFTPDRDEEMVEKINKQLKWLNEQLRGGSWNPADGDSPFSETSDTSSENHCPTDLNTTEKMDMTEGLLCPENYKPNCKKC; encoded by the exons atggattttacaaaaacatccAGTGTTGAGGAAACCGAAAACACTGACAAAAGTGGTCATGCACAAAACCTGCACGAAAATGTGTCCAAATTCTATGATACCATAGGAACTATTTCGAGAAACATTCGCAAGGACGACTGGGCATACTTGCAACGCCATCCAGAGATACGAGCCATTATTCGAGTCATTACAACCGAGGCTATCAAGGAAAAGCCAtcgaatatttataattttacggCCAATTTATTTACTCCCGATCGAGATGAGGAGATGGTGGAAAAG ATCAACAAGCAACTTAAGTGGCTCAATGAGCAGTTGAGAGGGGGTTCTTGGAATCCGGCAGATGGAGATAGTCCGTTTTCGGAAACTAGCGACACGTCTTCGGAAAATCACTGCCCTACCGATTTAAATACTACTGAGAAAATGGATATGACCGAAGGACTGCTGTGTCCTGAAAATTATAAGCCTAACTGCAAGAAATGCTAA
- the LOC108022509 gene encoding calmodulin isoform X1 has translation MLYSFVFLQADQLTEEQIAEFKEAFSLFDKDGDGTITTKELGTVMRSLGQNPTEAELQDMINEVDADGNGTIDFPEFLTMMARKMKDTDSEEEIREAFRVFDKDGNGFISAAELRHVMTNLGEKLTDEEVDEMIREADIDGDGQVNYEEFVTMMTSK, from the exons ATGCTGTACTCGTTTGTGTTCTTGCAGGCCGATCAGCTGACAGAGGAACAGATCGCCGAGTTCAAAGAGGCATTCTCGCTATTCGACAAAGACGGCGATGGCACCATCACAACAAAGGAGTTGGGCACAGTCATGCGCTCCCTGGGCCAGAACCCCACAGAGGCCGAGCTGCAGGACATGATCAACGAGGTTGATGCCGACG GCAACGGCACAATTGACTTCCCAGAATTCCTTACCATGATGGCACGCAAAATGAAGGACACCGATAGCGAAGAGGAGATCCGGGAAGCCTTCAGAGTGTTCGACAAGGACGGCAACGGCTTCATCTCGGCGGCCGAGTTGCGTCACGTGATGACAAATCTGGGCGAGAAACTCACAGACGAGGAGGTCGACGAGATGATCCGTGAGGCTGATATCGATGGTGACGGTCAGGTCAATTACGAAG AATTCGTGACTATGATGACATCGAAGTGA